A region of Anguilla anguilla isolate fAngAng1 chromosome 18, fAngAng1.pri, whole genome shotgun sequence DNA encodes the following proteins:
- the LOC118217564 gene encoding choline O-acetyltransferase-like — protein MSGRLHPAMPAVGPARPEDRRNNPDLPKLPVPPLQQTLDTYLKCVEHLVTREKFHQTTAIVHKFGEPGGLGEFLQKKLLEKREKTDNWVYDYWLEDMYLCNRLALPVNSSPVLVFPKQTFSTRCDNLRFAARLISGLLEYKALLYGGVLPVESAQGQLAGTPMCTAQYYRLFTSCRLPGRRKDTLVTWQGRATPEREHVIVGCKNQFFVLNVVIDFCHVSEADLVTQLEKIVKMAEKEEERQAPIGLLTSDRRTQWAEARDALLKDSTNRDSLDMMERCLCLVCLDDPSGVELSDTNRALQMLHGGGCCKNGGNRWYDKALQFIVGADGACGVVCEHSPFEGIVLVQCTEYLLRYIAESPKPSSCTRARHPPTPRRLHWTCSPESQGLLASSADSLHRLVSNLDMNVHKFKVYGKEFIKKQGMSPDAFIQVALQLAFYRCHARLGPTYESASLRRFRDGRVDNIRSATAEALAFAKSMREDQPAVPDAEKMKRLWDAIKAQTEYTLRAITGMAIDNHLLGLCGMAQELRMEKLDIFTDETYLISHQFTLSTSQVPTTAEMFCCYGPVIANGYGACYNPQSHHMTFCVSSFRACQDTSSAAFVRALEDSLVKMRDLCELCNSVTKAGKTSEGPANHVRGKM, from the exons ATGTCTGGACGGCTCCATCCAGCAATGCCTGCTGTGGGACCTGCCCGCCCGGAGGACCGCCGGAATAACCCT GACCTGCCCAAACTTCCTGTTCCCCCATTACAGCAGACCCTGGACACATACCTCAAATGTGTGGAGCACCTGGTGACCAGGGAGAAGTTCCATCAGACCACAGCGATTGTGCACAAGTTTGGAGAACCAGGAGGCTTGGGagaatttctgcaaaaaaaacttttagagaaaagagagaaaacggATAACTGG GTTTATGACTACTGGCTTGAAGACATGTACCTGTGTAACAGGTTAGCGCTGCCCGTCAACTCCAGCCCCGTACTCGTGTTTCCTAAACAGACCTTCAGCACTCGCTGTGACAACCTCAG ATTTGCTGCTCGTCTCATTTCAGGATTATTGGAATATAAGGCTCTCCTTTATGG AGGAGTCCTGCCTGTGGAGTCAGCGCAAGGCCAGCTGGCCGGGACTCCCATGTGCACGGCGCAGTATTACAGACTCTTCACTTCCTGCCGTCTCCCCGGGAGAAGGAAGGATACGCTGGTCACCTGGCAGGGCAGAGCCACGCCCGAACGGGAGCATGTGATCGTGGGCTGTAAAAATCAG ttctttgttttgaatgtgGTGATAGACTTCTGCCATGTCAGTGAAGCAGACCTTGTCACCCAGCTGGAGAAGATTGTGAAAATGGCGGAAAAAGAGGAGGAGCGGCAGGCTCCTATTGGCCTGCTCacttcagacaggaggacgcAGTGGGCTGAAGCCCGAGATGCACTGCTTAAAG ATTCTACCAACAGAGACTCACTGGACATGATGGAGCGATGCCTTTGCCTGGTGTGCCTGGACGATCCCAGCGGGGTCGAGCTCAGTGACACAAACCGAGCCTTGCAGATGCTCCACGGTGGGGGCTGCTGTAAAAATGGAGGAAACCGCTGGTACGACAAGGCCCTTCAG TTCATCGTAGGTGCAGACGGAGcatgtggtgtggtgtgtgaacACTCGCCCTTTGAAGGAATTGTCCTTGTACAGTGCACTGAATACCTCCTGAGGTATAT CGCAGAAAGTCCAAAGCCCAGCAGCTGCACCCGTGCGAGACACCCTCCCACCCCGAGAAGACTGCACTGGACATGTTCTCCTGAAAGCCAGGGGCTCCTGGCATCCTCCGCCGACTCGCTGCACAG ACTCGTGAGTAACCTGGACATGAACGTACACAAGTTCAAAGTTTACGGCAAGGAATTCATCAAAAAGCAAGGAATGAGCCCGGACGCTTTCATCCAAGTGGCCCTGCAGCTGGCTTTTTACAG ATGTCACGCACGGTTAGGGCCCACCTACGAAAGCGCCTCCCTTCGCCGTTTTCGAGACGGGCGAGTGGACAACATCCGGTCTGCCACCGCCGAGGCTCTGGCCTTCGCCAAATCCATGAGGGAGGACCAGCCTGCCGTCCCG GACGCTGAAAAGATGAAGAGGCTGTGGGATGCGATCAAGGCTCAGACTGAGTACACTTTACGA gCAATAACAGGCATGGCAATAGATAACCACTTACTGGGGCTGTGTGGGATGGCACAGGAGCTGAGAATGGAAAAGCTTGACATCTTCACTGATGAGACATATCTCATTAGCCACCAGTTCACTCTTTCCACCAGTCAG GTCCCCACCACAGCGGAGATGTTCTGTTGTTATGGGCCTGTGATTGCCAATGGCTACGGTGCATGCTACAACCCTCAGTCACATCACATGACCTTCTGCGTGTCCAGTTTCCGGGCGTGCCAGGACACTAGCTCAGCGGCATTTGTGAGGGCTTTGGAGGACAGTCTGGTAAAAATGAGGGATCTGTGCGAGCTGTGTAACTCTGTAACCAAGGCTGGGAAGACGAGTGAAGGACCTGCCAATCATGTGAGAGGAAAAATGTAA
- the c18h10orf53 gene encoding UPF0728 protein C10orf53 homolog, giving the protein MPPNSLVIVRYGPYESCGTVEYRTFRLEGLEAALTEDGHRCVLEKIQDWNKVELVVNGECVFACNIRDLEFGGDGRLDPLCQDAKSAVKDAY; this is encoded by the exons ATGCCTCCAAACTCTTTGGTGATTGTGCGATATGGCCCGTATGAATCGTGTGGCACCGTGGAATACCGAACTTTCCGTCTGGAGGGCCTTGAAG CCGCCTTGACAGAGGATGGCCATCGCTGCGTCCTCGAGAAAATACAAGACTGGAACAAAGTGGAGCTTGTTGTCAatggtgaatgtgtttttgcatgcaACATACGGGATCTTGAATTTG GAGGTGATGGCAGACTGGATCCACTTTGCCAGGACGCGAAAAGCGCTGTGAAGGACGCATACTGA